One Cedecea neteri DNA segment encodes these proteins:
- the dapB gene encoding 4-hydroxy-tetrahydrodipicolinate reductase, protein MHDAQIRVAIAGAGGRMGRQLIQAALQLDGVQLGAALERPGSSLVGSDAGELAGAAKTGVLVSDNLDAVANDFDVFIDFTRPEGTLAHLAFCLKYGKGMVIGTTGFDEAGKQAINDAAREIPIVFAANFSVGVNVMLKLLEKAAKVMGDYTDIEIIEAHHRYKVDAPSGTALAMGEAIAQAMDKDLKDCAVYTREGHTGERVPGTIGFATVRAGDIVGEHTAMFADIGERVEITHKASSRMTFANGAVRSASWLKGKKNGIFDMRDVLDLNNL, encoded by the coding sequence ATGCATGATGCACAGATTCGCGTAGCCATTGCGGGCGCGGGCGGCCGTATGGGGCGCCAGTTAATTCAGGCGGCTTTACAGCTGGATGGCGTTCAGCTTGGTGCAGCACTTGAGCGCCCGGGTTCTTCCCTGGTCGGTAGTGATGCGGGTGAGCTGGCCGGCGCGGCAAAAACAGGGGTGCTGGTCAGCGATAACCTGGATGCGGTCGCTAACGATTTCGACGTTTTTATTGATTTTACCCGTCCAGAAGGGACGCTGGCTCACCTGGCATTTTGCCTCAAGTATGGCAAAGGCATGGTCATCGGCACGACGGGTTTTGATGAAGCCGGCAAGCAGGCTATCAACGATGCGGCGCGTGAGATCCCGATTGTTTTCGCGGCAAACTTTAGCGTGGGCGTGAACGTCATGCTGAAGCTGCTGGAGAAAGCGGCAAAAGTCATGGGCGATTACACCGACATTGAAATCATCGAAGCCCACCACCGCTACAAGGTGGATGCCCCGTCAGGCACCGCGCTGGCGATGGGTGAAGCGATTGCTCAGGCGATGGACAAAGATCTTAAAGATTGTGCCGTTTATACCCGCGAAGGCCATACCGGTGAACGTGTGCCTGGCACCATTGGTTTTGCCACCGTGCGTGCGGGCGATATCGTCGGGGAGCATACCGCGATGTTTGCAGATATTGGCGAGCGGGTTGAGATTACCCACAAGGCTTCCAGCCGCATGACGTTTGCTAATGGGGCCGTTCGTTCAGCTTCATGGCTTAAAGGTAAAAAGAACGGTATTTTTGATATGCGAGATGTGCTAGATCTCAATAATTTGTAG
- the carA gene encoding glutamine-hydrolyzing carbamoyl-phosphate synthase small subunit, producing the protein MIKSALLVLEDGTQFHGRAIGASGTAVGEVVFNTSLTGYQEILTDPSYSRQIVTLTYPHIGNVGTNEADEESSQVHAQGLVIRDLPLIASNFRSTEDLSSYLKRHNIVAIADIDTRKLTRLLREKGAQNGCIIAGDNVDAALALEKAKAFPGLNGMDLAKEVTTKEAYTWQQGSWTLEGDLPEAAKTEELPFHVVAYDYGAKRNILRMLVDRGCRLTVVPAQTPAEDVLKMNPDGIFLSNGPGDPAPCDYAISAIKSFLETDIPVFGICLGHQLLALASGANTVKMKFGHHGGNHPVKDLDKDCVMITAQNHGFAVDEATLPANLRVTHKSLFDGTLQGIHRTDKAAFSFQGHPEASPGPHDAAPLFDHFIDLIKQYRSTAK; encoded by the coding sequence TTGATTAAGTCAGCGCTGTTGGTTCTGGAAGACGGAACCCAATTCCACGGTCGGGCCATTGGGGCATCGGGTACGGCAGTGGGTGAAGTCGTTTTCAATACCTCATTGACCGGTTATCAAGAAATCCTCACTGATCCTTCCTACTCCCGCCAGATCGTCACTCTTACTTATCCTCATATCGGTAATGTCGGCACCAATGAAGCCGACGAAGAATCCTCCCAGGTTCATGCGCAAGGCCTCGTCATTCGTGACCTGCCGCTGATTGCCAGCAACTTCCGCAGCACCGAAGACCTTTCTTCTTACCTTAAGCGCCATAACATCGTGGCGATTGCCGATATTGATACCCGTAAGCTGACCCGCCTGCTGCGTGAAAAAGGTGCCCAGAACGGCTGTATTATCGCGGGCGATAACGTAGATGCAGCCCTGGCGCTGGAAAAAGCGAAAGCGTTCCCTGGCCTGAACGGTATGGATCTCGCCAAAGAAGTCACCACGAAAGAAGCTTACACCTGGCAGCAGGGGAGCTGGACGCTGGAAGGCGACCTGCCAGAAGCGGCAAAAACCGAAGAGTTACCTTTCCACGTAGTGGCTTATGACTACGGCGCGAAACGCAATATTCTGCGTATGTTGGTGGACAGAGGCTGCCGCCTGACGGTAGTGCCTGCTCAAACGCCAGCGGAAGACGTGCTGAAGATGAACCCGGATGGCATCTTCCTTTCTAACGGCCCTGGCGACCCGGCACCTTGCGACTACGCCATCAGCGCAATCAAATCCTTCCTGGAGACAGACATTCCTGTCTTTGGTATCTGCCTTGGCCACCAGCTGTTGGCGCTGGCCAGCGGTGCCAACACCGTAAAAATGAAGTTTGGTCACCACGGCGGCAACCACCCGGTAAAAGACCTGGATAAAGACTGCGTGATGATCACCGCGCAGAACCACGGTTTCGCGGTTGATGAGGCCACATTGCCTGCTAACCTGCGCGTAACCCACAAATCACTGTTCGATGGCACCCTGCAGGGGATTCATCGTACCGATAAAGCCGCGTTCAGCTTCCAGGGGCACCCTGAGGCGAGCCCGGGGCCGCACGACGCCGCACCGCTGTTTGACCACTTTATCGATTTGATTAAGCAATACCGTTCTACCGCTAAATAA
- the carB gene encoding carbamoyl-phosphate synthase large subunit, protein MPKRTDIKSILILGAGPIVIGQACEFDYSGAQACKALREEGYRVILVNSNPATIMTDPEMADATYIEPIHWEVVRKIIEKERPDAVLPTMGGQTALNCALELERQGVLEEFGVTMIGATADAIDKAEDRRRFDIAMKKIGLDTARSGIAHNMEEALAVAADVGYPCIIRPSFTMGGTGGGIAYNREEFEEICERGLDLSPTKELLIDESLIGWKEYEMEVVRDKNDNCIIVCSIENFDPMGIHTGDSITVAPAQTLTDKEYQIMRNASMAVLREIGVETGGSNVQFSVNPKTGRLIIIEMNPRVSRSSALASKATGFPIAKVAAKLAVGYTLDELMNDITGGRTPASFEPSIDYVVTKIPRFNFEKFAGANDRLTTQMKSVGEVMAIGRTQQESLQKALRGLEVGATGFDPKVSLDDPEALTKIRRELKDAGAERIWYVADAFRAGLSVDGVFNLTNIDRWFLVQIEELVRLEEQVAEVGITGLNHDFLRMLKRKGFADARLAKLAGVREAEIRKLREQYNLHPVYKRVDTCAAEFATDTAYMYSTYEEECEANPNHDRDKIMVLGGGPNRIGQGIEFDYCCVHASLALREDGYETIMVNCNPETVSTDYDTSDRLYFEPVTFEDVLEIVRVEKPKGVIVQYGGQTPLKLARALEAAGVPVIGTSPDAIDRAEDRERFQHAVERLKLKQPANATVTAIEQAVEKAVQIGYPLVVRPSYVLGGRAMEIVYDEADLRRYFQTAVSVSNDAPVLLDRFLDDAVEVDVDAICDGETVLIGGIMEHIEQAGVHSGDSACSLPAYTLSQEIQDVMRQQVQKLAFELQVRGLMNVQFAVKDNEVYLIEVNPRAARTVPFVSKATGVPLAKVAARVMAGKTLVEQGVTKEIIPPYYSVKEVVLPFNKFPGVDPLLGPEMRSTGEVMGVGRTFAEAFSKAMLGSQSTMRKPGRALLSVREGDKERVVDLAAKLLKQGFELDATHGTAIVLGEAGINPRLVNKVHEGRPHIQDRIKNGEYTYIINTTAGRQAIEDSKLIRRSALQYKVHYDTTLNGGFATAMALNADATEKVISVQEMHAQIKG, encoded by the coding sequence ATGCCAAAACGTACAGATATAAAAAGCATCCTGATCCTCGGTGCGGGCCCGATTGTTATCGGCCAGGCCTGTGAGTTTGACTACTCTGGCGCGCAGGCTTGTAAAGCGCTGCGTGAAGAGGGTTACCGCGTTATTCTGGTGAACTCCAACCCGGCCACCATCATGACCGACCCGGAAATGGCGGATGCAACCTACATCGAGCCAATTCACTGGGAAGTGGTACGCAAAATCATCGAAAAAGAGCGCCCGGATGCGGTGCTGCCAACCATGGGCGGCCAGACCGCGCTGAACTGTGCGCTGGAGCTTGAGCGTCAGGGCGTACTGGAAGAGTTCGGCGTCACCATGATCGGCGCTACCGCGGATGCCATCGACAAGGCTGAAGACCGTCGTCGCTTCGACATTGCGATGAAAAAAATCGGCCTGGACACCGCTCGTTCCGGCATCGCGCACAATATGGAAGAAGCGCTGGCGGTTGCGGCAGACGTGGGTTATCCGTGCATCATTCGTCCATCCTTTACCATGGGCGGCACCGGCGGCGGCATCGCTTATAACCGCGAAGAGTTTGAAGAGATTTGCGAGCGCGGCCTGGATCTCTCCCCAACCAAAGAGCTGCTGATTGATGAGTCGCTGATTGGCTGGAAAGAGTACGAGATGGAAGTGGTGCGTGATAAGAACGACAACTGCATCATCGTCTGCTCTATCGAAAACTTCGACCCGATGGGGATTCATACCGGTGACTCCATCACCGTGGCGCCAGCGCAAACGCTGACCGATAAAGAATACCAAATCATGCGTAACGCCTCGATGGCGGTACTGCGTGAAATCGGCGTGGAAACCGGCGGCTCAAACGTTCAGTTCTCCGTGAACCCAAAAACGGGCCGCCTGATTATCATCGAGATGAACCCGCGTGTGTCCCGTTCCTCCGCACTGGCGTCTAAAGCTACGGGCTTCCCGATTGCTAAAGTTGCTGCGAAGCTGGCGGTCGGTTACACCCTTGATGAGCTGATGAACGACATCACCGGCGGCCGTACTCCTGCCTCCTTCGAACCGTCCATCGACTATGTTGTGACGAAAATTCCTCGCTTTAACTTTGAGAAATTTGCTGGCGCAAACGACCGTCTGACCACCCAGATGAAATCCGTGGGTGAAGTCATGGCTATCGGCCGTACTCAGCAGGAATCACTGCAGAAAGCACTGCGTGGCCTGGAAGTGGGCGCTACCGGCTTCGACCCGAAAGTTAGCCTGGATGACCCGGAAGCGCTGACCAAAATCCGCCGCGAGCTGAAAGACGCGGGCGCAGAGCGCATCTGGTATGTGGCTGATGCATTCCGCGCGGGCCTGTCCGTAGATGGCGTGTTCAATCTGACCAACATCGACCGCTGGTTCCTGGTGCAGATTGAAGAGCTGGTGCGTCTGGAAGAGCAGGTGGCTGAAGTGGGCATCACCGGCCTGAACCATGACTTCCTGCGTATGCTGAAGCGCAAAGGTTTTGCGGATGCGCGCCTGGCTAAACTGGCTGGCGTTCGTGAAGCTGAAATTCGCAAACTGCGCGAGCAATATAACCTGCACCCTGTCTACAAACGCGTAGACACCTGTGCGGCAGAATTCGCGACCGACACCGCGTATATGTACTCCACGTATGAAGAAGAGTGTGAAGCGAACCCGAACCATGACCGTGACAAAATCATGGTGCTGGGCGGCGGGCCAAACCGTATCGGCCAGGGCATTGAGTTCGACTATTGCTGCGTACACGCCTCGCTGGCGCTGCGTGAAGATGGTTACGAAACCATTATGGTTAACTGTAACCCGGAAACCGTGTCTACCGACTACGACACCTCCGACCGCCTCTACTTCGAGCCTGTCACCTTTGAAGACGTGCTGGAAATCGTCCGCGTTGAGAAACCAAAAGGTGTCATCGTACAGTACGGCGGCCAGACTCCGCTGAAACTGGCTCGTGCGCTGGAAGCGGCAGGTGTGCCGGTTATCGGTACCAGCCCGGATGCTATCGACCGTGCGGAAGACCGTGAGCGCTTCCAGCACGCCGTTGAGCGCCTGAAACTGAAGCAACCTGCTAACGCCACCGTAACGGCTATCGAGCAGGCGGTAGAGAAAGCAGTTCAGATTGGCTACCCGCTGGTGGTTCGCCCTTCCTATGTGCTGGGCGGCCGCGCGATGGAAATCGTCTACGACGAAGCAGACCTTCGCCGTTACTTCCAGACCGCGGTGAGCGTTTCCAACGATGCACCGGTGCTGCTTGACCGCTTCCTTGACGATGCGGTGGAAGTGGACGTGGATGCCATTTGCGACGGTGAAACCGTGCTGATTGGCGGCATCATGGAACACATCGAGCAGGCGGGCGTTCACTCCGGTGACTCCGCATGTTCTCTGCCGGCTTACACTCTGAGCCAGGAAATCCAGGATGTGATGCGCCAACAGGTGCAGAAACTGGCCTTCGAGCTGCAGGTGCGTGGCCTGATGAACGTGCAGTTTGCGGTGAAGGACAATGAAGTTTACCTGATTGAAGTGAACCCACGTGCCGCGCGTACCGTGCCGTTCGTTTCTAAAGCGACGGGCGTGCCGCTGGCGAAAGTTGCCGCTCGCGTCATGGCAGGCAAAACGCTGGTTGAGCAGGGCGTCACCAAAGAAATCATCCCGCCTTACTACTCGGTGAAAGAAGTGGTGCTGCCGTTCAATAAATTCCCAGGCGTTGACCCGCTGTTAGGGCCAGAAATGCGTTCTACCGGGGAAGTGATGGGCGTAGGCCGTACTTTTGCAGAAGCTTTCTCTAAAGCGATGCTGGGCAGCCAGTCCACCATGCGTAAGCCAGGCCGCGCGCTTCTCTCCGTGCGTGAAGGTGACAAAGAGCGCGTAGTTGACCTGGCCGCGAAGCTGCTGAAACAGGGCTTCGAGCTGGATGCGACCCATGGTACAGCGATTGTGCTGGGCGAAGCGGGTATTAACCCACGCCTGGTGAACAAGGTGCATGAAGGGCGTCCGCACATTCAGGACCGTATCAAGAATGGCGAATACACCTACATCATCAACACCACCGCAGGTCGCCAGGCGATTGAAGATTCCAAGCTGATTCGCCGCAGCGCGCTGCAGTACAAAGTGCATTATGACACCACGCTGAACGGCGGTTTCGCTACGGCGATGGCGCTGAATGCCGATGCTACCGAGAAGGTGATTTCGGTGCAGGAAATGCATGCCCAAATTAAGGGCTAA
- a CDS encoding YgdI/YgdR family lipoprotein encodes MQKRTLLASLFTAATLLTVAGCSSNQAVKTNDGKTIVTDGKPQVDKDTGLVSYKNAETGKTEQINRDQVKEMSELDN; translated from the coding sequence ATGCAGAAACGAACTTTACTTGCTTCCCTTTTCACTGCCGCAACGCTGCTGACCGTGGCGGGCTGCTCGTCCAATCAGGCGGTTAAAACCAACGATGGCAAAACTATCGTGACCGACGGTAAACCGCAGGTTGATAAAGACACGGGCCTGGTGTCGTACAAAAATGCCGAAACGGGTAAAACCGAGCAGATCAACCGTGACCAGGTGAAAGAGATGAGCGAGCTGGATAACTAG
- the kefF gene encoding glutathione-regulated potassium-efflux system oxidoreductase KefF: MILIIYAHPYPQHSHANRQMLERAKALPGVEIRSLYELYPDFNIDIAAEQQALSRADLVIWQHPMQWYSMPPLMKLWIDKVLSHGWAYGKGGNALHGKDVMWAVTTGGSEKHFELGDHPGFDVLAQPLQATALYCGMQWLPAFAIHFTFVCDEFTLARQADDYKQRLIDWQEAHRG; the protein is encoded by the coding sequence ATGATTCTTATAATTTATGCGCATCCCTATCCCCAGCATTCCCATGCCAACCGGCAAATGCTTGAGCGAGCCAAAGCGCTTCCGGGGGTAGAGATTCGCTCCCTCTATGAGCTTTATCCCGACTTTAATATCGACATTGCCGCTGAGCAGCAGGCGTTAAGCCGCGCTGATTTGGTTATCTGGCAGCATCCCATGCAGTGGTACAGTATGCCGCCGTTGATGAAATTATGGATAGATAAAGTGCTCTCGCACGGCTGGGCATACGGCAAAGGCGGGAATGCCCTGCACGGTAAAGACGTTATGTGGGCCGTGACAACCGGCGGCAGCGAAAAACATTTCGAACTGGGCGATCACCCAGGATTTGACGTTCTCGCCCAGCCTCTGCAGGCCACGGCGCTCTACTGCGGAATGCAGTGGCTTCCTGCCTTCGCGATTCATTTCACCTTTGTTTGTGATGAATTTACGCTTGCCCGCCAGGCGGATGACTATAAGCAGCGTTTAATTGACTGGCAGGAGGCTCACCGTGGATAG
- the kefC gene encoding glutathione-regulated potassium-efflux system protein KefC, with product MDSHSLIQALIYLGSAALIVPIAVRLGLGSVLGYLIAGCIIGPWGLGLVTDAETILHFAEIGVVLMLFVIGLELDPQRLWTLRASVFGGGFLQMAACGLALGAFCIVMGLNWKIALLIGLTLALSSTAIAMQAMNERNLTVTPMGRGAFAVLLFQDIAAIPLVAMIPLLASSGGTMTFATFLISALKVAAALALVVLLGRYVTRPVLRFVARSGLREVFSAVALFLVFGFGLLLEEAGLSMAMGAFLAGVLLASSEYRHALESDIEPFKGLLLGLFFIGVGMSIDFGTLLDNPLRILVLLVGFLVIKTLVLWLVAKPLKVPRRQRRWFAVLLGQGSEFAFVIFGAAHMAQVLDDGWSKSLTLAVALSMAATPLLLVLLNRLEKTGSEQAGEADEIDEEQPRVIIAGFGRFGQIAGRLLLSSGVNVVILDHDPDHIETLRKFGTKVFYGDATRVDLLESAGAAGAEVLINAIDDPEASMQLTELAKEHFPHLQILARARDINHYIRLRQAGVEMPERETFESSLKIGRRALEGLGVGKYEARERADHFRRFNLQMLEEMVPTDDKTAERADVFKRNSAMLTEVINEDRAHLHVIQRDGWQGTKEGLHSGKLSDEPPVRPAE from the coding sequence GTGGATAGCCATAGCTTAATTCAGGCATTGATTTATCTCGGTTCTGCCGCGCTTATCGTGCCTATTGCCGTGCGGCTCGGATTAGGTTCTGTGCTGGGTTACCTGATTGCCGGCTGTATTATTGGGCCGTGGGGGCTAGGGCTGGTGACCGATGCCGAAACTATTCTGCACTTTGCTGAAATTGGCGTGGTGCTGATGCTCTTCGTTATCGGGCTTGAGCTTGATCCTCAGCGGCTATGGACGCTTCGCGCTTCGGTATTTGGCGGCGGTTTTCTGCAAATGGCAGCTTGCGGGTTGGCACTCGGCGCGTTTTGTATCGTGATGGGACTTAACTGGAAGATCGCATTACTTATCGGCCTGACGCTGGCGCTCTCATCCACTGCGATTGCCATGCAGGCGATGAACGAACGTAACCTGACCGTCACCCCGATGGGGCGAGGCGCGTTTGCCGTGCTGCTGTTCCAGGATATCGCGGCGATCCCTCTGGTGGCGATGATCCCGCTGCTGGCGAGCAGCGGTGGCACCATGACCTTTGCGACGTTTTTAATTTCCGCGCTTAAGGTAGCGGCGGCGCTTGCTTTGGTTGTACTGCTTGGGCGCTATGTCACCCGGCCAGTGCTGCGGTTTGTGGCGCGTTCGGGGTTACGTGAAGTGTTCAGCGCCGTGGCCCTGTTCCTGGTGTTTGGCTTTGGCCTGCTGCTCGAAGAGGCCGGGTTGTCGATGGCAATGGGGGCGTTTCTTGCCGGGGTGCTGTTAGCCAGCTCCGAATATCGTCACGCGCTGGAAAGTGATATTGAGCCGTTCAAAGGCCTGCTGCTGGGGCTGTTCTTTATCGGGGTTGGGATGTCTATCGACTTCGGGACTTTGCTCGACAACCCGCTGCGCATTCTTGTCCTACTGGTCGGTTTCCTGGTCATTAAAACGCTAGTGCTCTGGCTGGTCGCTAAGCCTTTAAAAGTGCCTCGCAGGCAGCGCCGCTGGTTTGCCGTTTTGCTGGGGCAGGGAAGTGAGTTTGCCTTCGTTATCTTCGGGGCGGCGCATATGGCGCAGGTGCTGGACGACGGCTGGTCGAAGTCGCTGACGCTTGCCGTGGCGCTATCCATGGCAGCCACGCCTTTACTCCTTGTTCTGCTGAACAGGCTCGAGAAAACGGGCAGCGAGCAGGCAGGAGAGGCCGACGAGATTGATGAAGAGCAACCTCGGGTCATCATCGCGGGCTTTGGGCGCTTTGGGCAGATTGCCGGCCGTCTGTTGCTGAGCAGCGGAGTGAATGTGGTTATCCTGGATCACGACCCTGACCATATAGAGACGCTGCGAAAATTTGGCACCAAAGTCTTTTACGGAGATGCCACCCGCGTTGACCTGCTTGAGTCAGCCGGAGCCGCAGGAGCTGAAGTGCTGATTAACGCCATTGACGATCCTGAAGCTAGCATGCAACTCACTGAGCTGGCGAAAGAACATTTCCCGCATCTGCAAATCCTTGCCCGTGCGCGTGATATTAATCACTACATCCGCCTGCGCCAGGCGGGGGTAGAGATGCCGGAACGTGAAACGTTCGAGAGCTCACTGAAGATTGGCCGCCGCGCGCTGGAGGGATTGGGCGTGGGTAAATACGAAGCGCGTGAGCGAGCTGACCACTTCCGCCGCTTTAACCTGCAAATGCTTGAAGAAATGGTGCCGACGGACGACAAGACAGCCGAGCGTGCGGATGTCTTTAAGCGTAACAGCGCGATGCTGACAGAGGTTATTAACGAGGATCGTGCACACCTGCACGTTATCCAACGTGATGGCTGGCAGGGAACGAAAGAAGGGCTTCACAGTGGTAAGCTTTCCGACGAACCCCCGGTCAGGCCAGCAGAGTGA
- the folA gene encoding type 3 dihydrofolate reductase — protein MISLIAALAVDRVIGMENAMPWDLPADLAWFKRNTLNKPVVMGRLTWESIGRPLPGRKNIVISSQAGNDDRVEWVKSVEEAIKACGDAEEIMVIGGGRVYEQFLPKAQRLYLTHIDAEVEGDTHFPDYDPDEWQSTFSEFHDADENNSHGYCFEILERR, from the coding sequence ATGATCAGTCTGATTGCTGCTTTAGCGGTGGATCGCGTTATCGGCATGGAAAACGCCATGCCATGGGATTTGCCTGCCGACCTTGCCTGGTTCAAGCGCAATACGCTTAATAAACCTGTCGTTATGGGGCGCCTGACGTGGGAGTCTATTGGTCGCCCGCTGCCGGGACGTAAAAACATCGTGATCAGCAGCCAGGCCGGAAATGACGATCGCGTTGAGTGGGTGAAATCGGTGGAAGAGGCTATCAAAGCCTGCGGTGATGCCGAAGAAATTATGGTGATTGGCGGGGGACGCGTATACGAGCAGTTCCTGCCCAAGGCACAGCGCCTGTACCTGACCCATATTGATGCGGAAGTGGAAGGGGACACGCATTTCCCGGATTACGATCCGGATGAGTGGCAGTCAACCTTCAGTGAATTCCACGATGCCGACGAGAATAACTCCCACGGTTATTGCTTCGAAATTCTGGAGCGTCGTTAA
- the apaH gene encoding bis(5'-nucleosyl)-tetraphosphatase (symmetrical) ApaH encodes MSTYLIGDVHGCYDELIALLQQVNFNPEEDTLWLTGDLVARGPASLEVLRYVRSLGDSVRVVLGNHDLHLLAVFAGISRNKPKDRVTPLLEAPDADELLNWLRRQPLIQVDEEKKLVMSHAGITPQWDINTALACARDVEAVLSSDSYPLFLDAMYGDMPNNWSSDLSGLARLRFITNSLTRMRYCFPNGQLDMYCKDTPDKAPSPLKPWFAIPGPVTDEYSVAFGHWASLEGKGTPEGIYALDTGCCWGGELTCLRWEDKTWFVQPSNRQQDSGEDQTAAAS; translated from the coding sequence ATGTCTACATATCTGATTGGCGATGTTCACGGCTGCTACGATGAACTGATCGCGTTGCTGCAGCAGGTTAATTTCAACCCTGAAGAAGATACGCTGTGGCTGACAGGGGATCTGGTGGCTCGCGGGCCTGCTTCCCTGGAAGTGCTGCGCTATGTTCGCAGTCTGGGTGACAGCGTAAGAGTGGTGCTTGGTAACCACGACCTGCATCTGCTGGCCGTCTTTGCGGGCATCAGTCGAAACAAGCCTAAAGACCGCGTTACGCCGCTGCTGGAAGCGCCTGACGCCGACGAGCTTCTCAACTGGCTTCGTCGTCAGCCGCTCATTCAGGTGGATGAAGAGAAAAAACTTGTTATGTCACATGCGGGGATCACGCCGCAGTGGGATATCAACACCGCGCTGGCCTGCGCGCGTGATGTCGAAGCCGTTCTATCCAGCGACAGCTATCCGCTGTTCCTGGATGCAATGTATGGCGACATGCCCAACAACTGGTCCAGCGATCTCTCCGGTCTGGCTCGCCTGCGTTTCATCACTAACTCACTCACCCGCATGCGCTATTGCTTCCCTAACGGCCAGTTGGATATGTACTGCAAAGACACACCGGACAAAGCGCCTTCACCGCTGAAACCCTGGTTTGCGATTCCGGGCCCCGTTACCGACGAATATTCGGTGGCTTTTGGTCACTGGGCATCGCTGGAAGGAAAAGGTACGCCGGAAGGGATCTATGCGCTGGACACGGGATGCTGCTGGGGAGGAGAACTGACCTGCCTGCGTTGGGAAGATAAAACCTGGTTCGTACAGCCTTCAAATCGTCAGCAGGATAGCGGCGAAGATCAAACCGCTGCCGCCTCTTAG
- the apaG gene encoding Co2+/Mg2+ efflux protein ApaG: MLDSPRVCVQVQSVYIESQSSPDEERFVFAYTVTIRNLGRTAVQLLGRYWLITNGNGRETEVQGEGVVGEQPHIEPGNDYQYTSGAVIETPLGTMQGHYEMVDAQGEAFRVEIPVFRLAIPTFIH, from the coding sequence ATGCTTGATTCGCCCCGCGTATGCGTACAGGTGCAAAGCGTTTATATTGAGTCGCAATCCTCACCGGATGAAGAACGTTTCGTCTTTGCGTACACAGTCACTATTCGCAATCTGGGGCGAACCGCAGTTCAGCTACTTGGCCGTTACTGGCTAATCACCAACGGTAACGGCCGAGAAACCGAGGTTCAGGGCGAAGGTGTTGTCGGCGAACAGCCGCACATTGAGCCTGGCAACGACTACCAGTACACAAGCGGAGCGGTTATCGAAACGCCGCTCGGCACCATGCAGGGCCATTATGAAATGGTCGATGCACAGGGAGAGGCCTTCAGGGTCGAAATCCCGGTTTTCCGTCTGGCCATTCCAACTTTCATTCACTGA
- the rsmA gene encoding 16S rRNA (adenine(1518)-N(6)/adenine(1519)-N(6))-dimethyltransferase RsmA, with amino-acid sequence MNTRVHQGHLARKRFGQNFLNDQFVIDSIVSAINPQPGQAMVEIGPGLGALTEPVGERMDKLTVIELDRDLAARLQTHPFLAPKLTIYQQDAMTMDFGDLSQKIGQPLRVFGNLPYNISTPLMFHLFSYTDAIADMHFMLQKEVVNRLVAGPNSKAYGRLSVMAQYYCNVIPVLEVPPTAFTPAPKVDSAVVRLVPHTTLPHPVKDLRVLSRITTEAFNKRRKTIRNSLGHLFSADVLAELGVDATLRAENISVEQYCKLANYLAEHPQQPSES; translated from the coding sequence ATGAATACTCGAGTCCACCAGGGCCACCTTGCCCGCAAACGTTTTGGACAAAACTTCCTTAATGACCAGTTCGTTATCGACAGTATTGTCTCCGCAATTAACCCACAGCCAGGCCAGGCAATGGTCGAAATTGGCCCAGGCCTCGGCGCACTGACCGAGCCTGTGGGCGAACGCATGGATAAACTGACCGTTATCGAACTGGACCGCGATCTTGCTGCCCGTTTGCAAACGCATCCGTTCCTGGCTCCTAAGCTGACCATTTATCAGCAGGATGCCATGACCATGGATTTCGGCGATCTTTCGCAGAAAATTGGCCAGCCGTTGCGCGTTTTCGGTAACCTGCCGTATAACATCTCTACGCCGCTGATGTTCCATCTCTTTAGCTATACTGATGCCATTGCAGACATGCACTTCATGCTGCAAAAAGAGGTGGTTAACCGCTTAGTCGCCGGGCCAAACAGCAAAGCGTATGGCCGCCTGTCGGTGATGGCGCAGTATTACTGCAACGTTATCCCTGTGCTGGAAGTACCGCCAACGGCGTTTACGCCAGCGCCAAAAGTGGACTCTGCCGTTGTGCGTCTGGTGCCACACACGACGTTACCGCACCCGGTTAAAGATCTGCGCGTGCTGAGCCGTATCACGACGGAAGCCTTTAACAAGCGTCGTAAAACCATCCGTAATAGCCTCGGCCATCTGTTCAGTGCCGACGTGCTGGCGGAGCTTGGCGTCGATGCGACACTGCGTGCGGAAAACATTTCCGTTGAGCAGTACTGTAAGCTTGCAAACTATCTGGCTGAACACCCACAACAGCCATCGGAGAGCTAA